In Nitrospinota bacterium, a genomic segment contains:
- a CDS encoding ABC transporter ATP-binding protein produces MIEVENLTKFYGPRPAIKGITFNVNKGEVVGFLGPNGAGKSTTMNILCCIMPASSGSARICGHDVFEESMEIRKKIGYLPETPPLYPDMTVTSYLQFAARIRRVPSKKVSAAVDRVLEKCVLKDVRDRIIKRLSKGFQQRVGLAQSMIHDPEILILDEPTIGLDPIQIIEIRKLIQELANSHTIILSSHILPEITQICKRVIILNEGEIAAVDTLEGLTSSLNKSERFILKVRNSQNGISEKLGALENVISVKTEKQGQFLVESEMGSHLQDQVARLALENSWGIEELKIVSMTLEDIFLRLTLEENQPNKEKKGVDV; encoded by the coding sequence ATGATTGAAGTCGAAAATTTAACCAAGTTTTACGGTCCCCGGCCCGCAATCAAGGGCATCACCTTCAACGTCAACAAGGGGGAAGTGGTCGGGTTTCTCGGTCCCAACGGAGCGGGGAAATCCACCACCATGAATATTCTTTGCTGTATCATGCCAGCCTCCAGCGGGTCCGCAAGAATCTGCGGCCACGATGTCTTTGAAGAATCAATGGAGATCCGCAAAAAAATCGGCTACCTTCCGGAAACACCTCCCCTTTACCCGGACATGACCGTAACCAGCTATCTCCAGTTTGCGGCCAGGATCCGCCGGGTTCCATCCAAAAAAGTTTCAGCCGCCGTGGACCGGGTCCTGGAGAAATGCGTATTAAAAGATGTCCGGGATCGAATCATCAAACGCCTGTCCAAGGGGTTTCAGCAACGGGTGGGATTGGCCCAATCCATGATTCATGATCCGGAAATTCTCATTCTCGATGAACCCACCATCGGCCTCGACCCGATCCAGATCATTGAAATTCGAAAATTAATACAGGAACTGGCAAACTCACACACCATCATACTGAGTTCGCATATTCTTCCCGAAATCACTCAGATCTGCAAAAGGGTAATCATCCTCAATGAAGGGGAAATCGCTGCGGTAGACACCCTGGAAGGATTGACCTCATCTTTAAACAAGAGTGAACGCTTTATCTTGAAAGTGCGTAACAGCCAAAACGGAATTTCTGAGAAACTGGGCGCACTGGAAAACGTCATTTCCGTCAAAACAGAAAAGCAAGGCCAGTTTTTGGTTGAAAGCGAGATGGGCTCTCATCTTCAGGATCAGGTGGCGCGTCTGGCCCTTGAGAATTCCTGGGGAATCGAAGAGTTGAAAATCGTCTCAATGACCCTTGAGGATATTTTCCTGCGCCTGACCCTGGAAGAAAACCAACCCAATAAAGAGAAAAAGGGAGTCGATGTATGA
- a CDS encoding ABC transporter permease subunit has protein sequence MRNAWVIAKRDMGSYFNSPVFYVVTTVFLVIYSFIFSQILTFFSFQSVQAGQFRGMNIGLNLNEMVIEPSFHNMAVTLLLIIPILTMRSFADEKKSKTYTLLLSSPIDLKEIIFGKFLACMTVVTVMILLSSYSIGFLLLLGEPEIGPIVTSYLGTLLMAGCYVAMGVFASSLTDNQIIAAVIAFGMSLFMWIIGWASQAASAGLGEVLQFLSLIDHMQRFLKGIVDTSDVIYYLSFILLNLFLTHRVLDSQRWR, from the coding sequence ATGAGAAATGCCTGGGTAATCGCAAAAAGAGATATGGGTTCTTATTTTAACTCCCCGGTATTTTATGTGGTGACCACTGTATTCCTGGTGATCTACAGTTTTATATTTTCCCAAATCCTGACATTTTTCAGTTTTCAAAGTGTGCAGGCGGGTCAGTTTCGCGGCATGAACATCGGCCTGAACCTCAACGAAATGGTGATCGAACCGTCTTTCCACAACATGGCAGTGACCCTGCTATTGATCATTCCCATTTTGACCATGCGCAGTTTTGCCGATGAAAAGAAAAGCAAAACTTACACGCTTCTTCTGTCTTCACCCATCGACCTTAAAGAAATCATTTTCGGAAAATTTCTGGCCTGCATGACGGTGGTGACAGTCATGATCCTGCTGTCCTCCTATTCCATCGGGTTTTTGTTGCTATTAGGAGAACCGGAAATCGGCCCCATCGTTACAAGCTACCTGGGCACTCTGCTCATGGCGGGCTGTTATGTGGCCATGGGCGTGTTCGCGTCTTCGCTGACGGACAATCAGATCATCGCGGCGGTCATCGCCTTTGGCATGTCCCTGTTCATGTGGATCATCGGCTGGGCCTCGCAAGCGGCCAGCGCCGGATTGGGCGAGGTATTGCAGTTTCTTTCCCTGATCGATCACATGCAACGTTTTCTGAAAGGCATCGTCGATACCAGCGATGTGATTTACTATTTATCCTTCATCCTTCTCAATTTATTTTTGACGCACCGGGTGCTCGATTCACAAAGATGGAGATAA
- a CDS encoding Gldg family protein, translating to MKLWNAISGWVALMLGLSCLFIYIVAPQQTLWIASAGGISLVNALVYIISERDAIKRGIKSRTALYGMNTVILFCVFLGILVFANLISNRHKQRFDFTSSEIFTLAPQTEKIVSNLPREVTMTAFFQGESPIKADFKNLMDGYLGLSNKITLSFVDPDKNPAIVKQYGITTYGTVVLESGKQETKVQNPKEESVTNALLKVTRDEKKKIYFLEGHGERDPDNTEGQGYSSTKQALERDGFTVEKLLLLQTANVPSDADALVIAGPEKPLLPQEQKALEAFLQKGGSILLLLDPQTKSGLEDFLNHWGIGLREDIVIDPMSKLFGGDYAAPVVSQYMIHDITKNFSLPTIFPVLRSVTAKQTEGIEVDELLQTGENSWAEIDFAGKKVKFDEGVDQKGPITIAVIASKKIVSEKTPTPSEDENQNSKKQSPKKGNLMVIGDSDFANNTYFNFSGNGDFFLNTASWLAEEENLIAIRPKERKDTPIHLTSDWGSAIFLLGTIIFPGVIVLAGIRNWWTRRRL from the coding sequence ATGAAATTATGGAATGCCATTTCAGGATGGGTCGCCTTAATGCTAGGGCTTTCCTGCCTGTTTATTTATATCGTCGCTCCTCAACAGACTCTATGGATCGCTTCCGCTGGAGGCATCTCACTTGTCAATGCATTGGTCTATATAATTTCAGAGCGGGACGCCATCAAACGCGGGATCAAATCCCGGACAGCCCTCTATGGAATGAACACCGTCATACTCTTTTGTGTTTTTCTGGGAATTCTGGTTTTTGCCAATCTAATTTCCAACCGTCACAAACAGCGGTTTGATTTTACCTCCAGCGAAATATTTACCCTGGCCCCGCAAACCGAAAAGATCGTCTCGAATCTGCCCAGGGAAGTCACGATGACGGCGTTTTTCCAAGGCGAGTCGCCGATCAAAGCGGACTTTAAGAACCTGATGGACGGCTACCTCGGCCTGTCAAACAAAATCACGTTGTCTTTTGTGGACCCGGATAAAAACCCCGCCATCGTCAAACAATACGGCATCACGACTTACGGAACCGTGGTCCTGGAAAGCGGCAAGCAGGAAACCAAAGTTCAGAACCCGAAGGAAGAAAGTGTCACCAATGCCCTTTTAAAAGTGACCCGGGACGAAAAAAAGAAAATCTACTTTCTCGAAGGCCACGGAGAACGCGACCCTGACAACACTGAAGGCCAGGGATATTCTTCGACGAAACAAGCTCTCGAACGGGATGGGTTCACGGTGGAAAAACTTCTTCTTCTGCAAACCGCAAACGTTCCGAGCGATGCGGATGCGCTGGTGATCGCCGGGCCGGAAAAACCCCTGCTCCCTCAAGAGCAGAAAGCCCTGGAAGCATTTCTCCAGAAAGGCGGTTCCATTCTTCTGCTTCTCGACCCGCAAACGAAATCCGGCCTGGAAGATTTTTTAAACCACTGGGGCATTGGGTTGCGGGAAGACATTGTGATCGATCCCATGTCTAAACTTTTTGGTGGCGATTATGCGGCTCCCGTGGTCAGCCAGTATATGATCCACGACATCACTAAAAATTTCTCCCTGCCCACCATCTTTCCCGTCCTCCGGTCGGTGACCGCTAAGCAGACGGAAGGCATTGAAGTGGATGAATTGTTGCAAACAGGGGAAAACAGCTGGGCGGAAATCGACTTCGCCGGCAAAAAGGTCAAGTTTGATGAAGGCGTGGATCAAAAAGGCCCTATCACCATCGCGGTGATCGCATCGAAAAAAATTGTCTCGGAAAAAACACCGACTCCGAGTGAGGATGAAAACCAAAATAGTAAAAAACAATCTCCCAAAAAAGGTAACCTGATGGTTATCGGAGATTCCGATTTTGCCAACAACACCTATTTTAATTTTTCAGGAAACGGTGATTTTTTTCTCAACACCGCCTCCTGGCTGGCGGAAGAGGAAAACCTGATCGCCATCCGCCCGAAGGAAAGAAAAGACACCCCCATCCATTTGACCAGTGACTGGGGAAGCGCCATCTTTCTCTTGGGAACCATTATTTTCCCCGGCGTGATCGTTTTGGCCGGAATCCGCAATTGGTGGACGAGGCGGCGTCTATGA
- a CDS encoding DUF4340 domain-containing protein: MKFKGTLWMAAAFLGIVLYYYLVDVPAVKKQTQEKERAEKILLFETEQVEEFRLVKKDQTLYLKRTSPDTWELLEPVRAKADGQTVNSFLSFLQSARYSRTVEDSAKDLAVYGLQAPSLTIRLRLKDQGEQTLLVGDDHPMTQNLYVKQEEQNKVLLATAKRQDLDKSLFDFRDKSLLGFKVEEIAQIKFQNDGQSFRLTKQNEQWEIANGIKAKGDSGDIKSFLSKVQKFQVKRFIDENPESLTQYGLDAPSAQLTLETSGENKTAMTLLVGGKLDDDEGFYGKVEGANNVVLFGNQLVDTLSKKPVDFISKTLLEFEEKNVSQIQLRTKEDEIVVARNEQDASHWAIKKPIESDADSATLNSLLFDLKGARITEFVKTSLKNPELFGLDEPKQVFTVSMGNEKLWTLELGNKSSDEKHFFARRTGDSTVFTIAADTIDKLFRSLHDLKNKQLLSFKKEEVEKISIEYPRQSFELQRQGKTWNLTQPETIKNVKEFIGNDILWSLNNLEYESVVSPPLDVKESGLDQPTVSVTIRKEKGQQIGLVIVGKKVKDKAEYYARVDGVSDLYTIKSLFLESLPKDLQKFND, from the coding sequence ATGAAATTTAAGGGAACGCTGTGGATGGCTGCCGCGTTTCTCGGCATCGTTCTTTATTACTACCTGGTTGACGTTCCAGCGGTGAAAAAACAAACTCAGGAAAAAGAACGCGCTGAAAAAATTCTGCTGTTTGAAACTGAGCAAGTGGAAGAATTTCGCCTGGTAAAAAAAGATCAGACCCTGTATCTCAAACGCACAAGCCCCGACACCTGGGAACTACTGGAGCCTGTCAGGGCAAAAGCCGACGGTCAAACAGTCAACTCCTTTTTATCCTTTCTGCAATCGGCCCGCTATTCCCGAACCGTGGAAGACTCCGCAAAGGATCTTGCCGTTTACGGGTTGCAAGCCCCTTCCCTGACCATCCGCCTGCGGCTAAAAGACCAGGGAGAACAGACTCTGCTCGTCGGCGATGACCACCCCATGACCCAGAACCTTTATGTCAAACAGGAGGAGCAAAATAAGGTCTTGCTGGCGACCGCCAAGAGACAGGATCTGGACAAATCCCTTTTCGATTTTAGAGACAAAAGCCTTCTGGGTTTCAAGGTGGAGGAGATCGCACAAATCAAATTTCAAAACGATGGGCAATCGTTTCGACTGACCAAACAAAATGAACAATGGGAAATTGCTAACGGCATCAAAGCTAAAGGCGATAGCGGTGACATCAAAAGTTTTCTCAGCAAGGTTCAAAAATTCCAAGTCAAGAGGTTTATAGACGAGAATCCGGAGTCCCTCACTCAATATGGCCTGGACGCTCCCTCCGCACAATTGACCCTTGAAACCTCGGGCGAGAACAAGACAGCCATGACTCTTTTGGTAGGAGGCAAACTGGATGATGATGAAGGGTTTTATGGCAAAGTCGAAGGCGCAAACAATGTCGTATTATTTGGCAATCAACTCGTCGATACGCTTTCCAAAAAACCGGTCGATTTCATAAGCAAGACCCTCCTTGAGTTTGAGGAAAAAAATGTGTCCCAAATTCAATTGCGAACTAAGGAGGATGAGATTGTTGTGGCCCGGAATGAGCAGGACGCATCACATTGGGCCATTAAAAAACCCATTGAATCCGATGCGGACTCAGCAACCCTCAACAGTCTGCTGTTCGACTTGAAAGGGGCTAGAATCACAGAATTTGTAAAGACCTCCCTAAAAAATCCTGAGCTTTTTGGACTGGACGAGCCAAAGCAAGTTTTTACCGTGAGCATGGGCAATGAAAAATTGTGGACTCTCGAACTGGGAAATAAATCCAGCGATGAAAAACATTTCTTTGCCCGCCGCACGGGAGACTCTACTGTTTTCACGATTGCTGCGGACACCATTGACAAACTGTTTCGTTCTCTTCACGATCTGAAAAATAAACAGCTTCTGAGCTTCAAGAAAGAGGAAGTCGAAAAGATTTCAATCGAATATCCCCGCCAGTCTTTTGAACTACAAAGGCAGGGAAAGACCTGGAACCTCACTCAACCGGAGACAATTAAAAACGTGAAGGAATTTATCGGCAACGATATTCTCTGGTCACTCAACAATCTGGAATACGAATCGGTCGTCAGCCCTCCTCTCGACGTAAAAGAATCCGGTCTGGACCAGCCCACGGTTTCAGTAACCATTCGGAAAGAAAAGGGTCAGCAAATCGGCCTGGTTATCGTTGGGAAAAAAGTTAAGGATAAGGCAGAGTACTATGCCAGGGTGGATGGAGTTTCTGACCTTTATACCATCAAGAGCCTGTTCCTCGAAAGCCTGCCAAAGGATTTGCAAAAATTCAACGATTAA
- the dut gene encoding dUTP diphosphatase — translation MLDFSNPKCEVSGEYVPVYSHAGDAGADLRSSVEEAIPARGKKLVATGIRLKLPAGHVGLIWPRSGLAVKHALDCGAGVIDSGYRGEVKVLLFNHSDEDYCIKKGDRIAQLIIQKYEKVDFIPVESLEETTRGSQGFGSTGK, via the coding sequence ATGCTGGACTTTTCAAACCCCAAATGTGAAGTATCCGGTGAATATGTTCCTGTTTATTCGCATGCGGGAGATGCCGGAGCGGACCTCCGGTCCTCTGTAGAAGAAGCGATTCCGGCTCGGGGAAAAAAACTGGTTGCCACTGGCATCCGTTTAAAACTTCCTGCGGGCCATGTCGGGTTGATCTGGCCCCGGAGTGGACTGGCGGTCAAACATGCTCTCGACTGCGGAGCCGGGGTGATTGATTCCGGATACCGGGGAGAGGTCAAAGTGCTTCTATTCAACCATTCGGATGAAGACTATTGCATCAAAAAAGGTGACCGAATCGCGCAACTCATCATCCAGAAATATGAAAAAGTTGATTTTATCCCTGTAGAAAGTTTGGAAGAAACCACCCGTGGGAGCCAGGGGTTCGGTTCCACTGGAAAATGA
- a CDS encoding NifU family protein, with amino-acid sequence MGSFRGWLQKMFGIPAGETKEPSTAPAMGEAEPAKEKHFHVVRVQPTPNPDAFQFIMNGPVIAEATKTFNSAEEAKGDPLGEALFGIFGVENVFLKENYVTVTKSKVVGWHTVMEIVGETIENHLHFYEAVKVTEEIKPAIDPVLEGFKKDEFSTYSEKQKTEVIEALLDVAIRPALSNDGGGLDILGIEGTVIKIHYQGACGSCPSSTTGTLSYIENFLKEAVHPDLTVQAN; translated from the coding sequence ATGGGCTCGTTTAGAGGCTGGTTACAGAAAATGTTTGGCATTCCCGCAGGGGAAACGAAGGAACCCTCTACCGCTCCTGCCATGGGAGAAGCTGAACCCGCCAAGGAAAAACATTTTCATGTCGTCCGTGTGCAACCCACGCCGAATCCAGACGCCTTTCAATTCATAATGAACGGCCCGGTCATTGCTGAAGCAACCAAAACTTTCAATTCAGCCGAGGAAGCCAAAGGCGATCCGCTGGGCGAGGCCCTGTTCGGAATTTTTGGAGTTGAAAACGTATTTCTAAAAGAAAATTATGTGACCGTCACGAAATCCAAAGTGGTCGGCTGGCATACGGTCATGGAAATCGTTGGCGAAACCATCGAAAACCATCTGCATTTTTACGAAGCTGTAAAGGTGACTGAAGAAATCAAACCCGCAATCGACCCCGTTCTCGAAGGTTTCAAAAAAGATGAATTCAGTACTTATTCCGAAAAGCAAAAGACGGAAGTGATTGAAGCTCTTCTGGATGTCGCGATCCGCCCCGCCCTGTCCAACGATGGCGGCGGACTGGATATTCTTGGAATCGAAGGCACCGTTATAAAAATTCATTACCAGGGGGCCTGTGGGAGCTGCCCCAGCTCCACAACCGGAACCTTGAGTTACATCGAAAATTTTCTGAAAGAAGCGGTCCACCCGGATCTTACCGTCCAGGCCAATTGA
- a CDS encoding TIGR00730 family Rossman fold protein, producing the protein MNMIRSVCVFCSSSESVDEVYKATATDLGRRLGRLGLNLIYGGASIGLMGCVARGVHESGGKVTGVLPEFFKIKEIEYGEADELIVTKDMRERKAVMDQKSDAFITLPGGIGTLEEAMEILSMKQLKLTNKPLVFINTCNFYDGLIENLQEMVDLKFAKQETIDLFAVEPDPEAALQYILDYHPPEIPSKWL; encoded by the coding sequence ATGAATATGATTCGTTCGGTTTGTGTATTTTGTTCTTCCAGTGAGTCTGTAGATGAAGTCTACAAGGCCACAGCGACCGACCTGGGGCGCCGATTGGGTCGTCTGGGTTTGAATCTTATTTATGGGGGCGCTTCAATTGGATTAATGGGTTGTGTTGCCCGAGGCGTTCATGAATCCGGAGGAAAAGTTACGGGGGTGTTGCCGGAATTTTTTAAGATCAAGGAAATTGAATATGGGGAAGCAGATGAATTGATCGTGACCAAAGACATGCGGGAGAGAAAGGCGGTCATGGATCAAAAGTCGGATGCGTTTATCACCCTTCCCGGCGGAATCGGTACTTTGGAAGAGGCAATGGAAATTCTGTCCATGAAACAACTCAAATTAACCAACAAGCCGCTGGTGTTCATCAACACCTGTAATTTTTATGATGGGTTGATTGAAAACTTACAGGAAATGGTCGATCTTAAATTTGCCAAGCAAGAGACGATAGACTTGTTTGCGGTGGAGCCCGATCCGGAAGCCGCATTGCAGTATATTCTGGATTACCATCCGCCGGAGATTCCCAGCAAGTGGTTGTGA